The DNA segment GAACAAATAATAGATAATCCAATGGATTGGTATAGTTGGTCAGATGAAGCATTTCAAAAGGCCAAGTTAGAGGATAAACCTATATTTCTAAGTATAGGTT comes from the Clostridiisalibacter paucivorans DSM 22131 genome and includes:
- a CDS encoding DUF255 domain-containing protein, giving the protein MLWEQIIDNPMDWYSWSDEAFQKAKLEDKPIFLSIGYSTCHWCFCNLRYKKIMIDVYLN